One genomic segment of Paenibacillus xylanexedens includes these proteins:
- a CDS encoding glycine C-acetyltransferase, translated as MSSQALDQFLKSNIEDLKTKGLYNFIDTLQGANGPVIRIDGKSLINLSSNNYLGLATDYRLIDASVKASQTYGAGAGAVRTINGTMDLHIELEEKLARFKKTEAVIVYQSGFNCNMAAISAVMDQHDAILSDELNHASIIDGCRLSRAKVIRFKHSDMNDLRQQAKDATESGQYHKIMVITDGVFSMDGDIAKLPEIVKIAEEFDLITYVDDAHGSGVLGAGAGTVKHFGLSDRIDFQIGTLSKAIGVVGGYVAGKKQLIEWLKLRSRPFLFSTSLPPAAIASCSASVDILMNDKELIEKLWENGNDLKNGLSRLGYDVGQSETPITPCIIGDEVTTQQFSKRLYEEGVYAKAILFPTVPKGTGRIRNMPTAAHTKEMLDQVISVYEKVGKEMKLI; from the coding sequence ATGTCAAGTCAAGCATTGGACCAATTTTTAAAATCGAACATCGAAGATCTAAAAACTAAAGGTCTATATAACTTCATCGATACGCTGCAGGGTGCAAATGGTCCTGTTATTCGTATCGACGGAAAGTCCCTAATCAATTTGTCTTCCAATAACTATTTGGGACTGGCAACAGATTACCGCCTGATTGATGCTTCAGTTAAGGCGTCGCAGACATACGGGGCAGGCGCAGGGGCTGTGAGAACAATTAATGGTACGATGGATCTTCATATTGAGCTTGAAGAAAAACTGGCCCGTTTCAAAAAAACGGAAGCCGTTATCGTTTATCAATCGGGATTTAACTGCAATATGGCTGCTATATCTGCGGTAATGGACCAGCATGATGCGATTTTATCAGATGAGCTGAACCACGCTTCGATTATTGATGGCTGCCGCCTGTCGAGAGCCAAGGTGATTCGCTTTAAGCATTCGGATATGAATGATTTAAGACAGCAGGCGAAAGATGCCACGGAATCCGGTCAGTACCATAAAATTATGGTCATCACCGACGGGGTTTTCTCCATGGATGGTGATATAGCAAAGCTGCCTGAAATCGTGAAAATAGCAGAAGAATTCGATCTGATTACTTATGTGGATGATGCCCACGGTTCGGGCGTTCTCGGAGCAGGTGCGGGAACCGTGAAGCATTTTGGATTGTCCGACCGGATTGACTTTCAAATTGGTACTCTTTCCAAGGCGATTGGCGTTGTCGGCGGTTATGTGGCGGGTAAAAAACAACTGATCGAATGGTTGAAGCTGAGAAGCCGTCCGTTTCTGTTCTCGACATCGCTACCTCCGGCTGCAATCGCTTCTTGCAGCGCTTCTGTCGACATTTTGATGAATGACAAAGAGCTGATCGAGAAGCTGTGGGAGAACGGCAATGATTTGAAAAATGGCTTGAGCCGGCTTGGATATGATGTAGGCCAAAGCGAAACGCCGATCACACCTTGTATCATTGGCGATGAAGTAACCACCCAACAGTTCAGCAAACGGCTTTATGAAGAAGGCGTTTACGCCAAGGCAATCCTGTTTCCGACGGTTCCGAAAGGAACCGGAAGAATACGCAACATGCCGACAGCTGCCCATACCAAGGAGATGCTCGACCAGGTGATCTCCGTTTATGAGAAAGTTGGCAAGGAAATGAAGCTGATTTAG
- a CDS encoding NAD-dependent epimerase/dehydratase family protein has product MNKILVTGALGQIGSELVVKLREIYGADHVVATDLRSSAHEITRSGPFELLDVTNDKAMFEIAKRYEVDTVIHLAALLSATAEEKPLLAWNLNMGGLMNALEISRELGCQFFTPSSIGSFGPLTPKDNTPQDTIQRPNTMYGVNKVSGELLCDYYFHKYGLDTRGLRFPGLISYMTPPGGGTTDYAVEIYYAAVTAGRYTSYIAKDSNMDMMYMPDALNAIIDLMEADSSRLMHRNSFNVTAMSVDPEAIAAAIRDELPGFILDYDVDPKRQAIADSWPHSIDATAAKTEWGFHARYDLKAMTKDMLSQLSERQMLRKA; this is encoded by the coding sequence ATGAACAAGATTTTGGTGACCGGAGCACTGGGCCAAATCGGTTCTGAGTTAGTTGTTAAATTACGTGAAATTTATGGTGCTGATCACGTCGTTGCTACGGATCTCAGGTCATCAGCCCACGAAATTACCCGATCCGGGCCATTCGAGCTGCTCGACGTGACGAATGATAAGGCCATGTTCGAAATCGCCAAGCGGTACGAAGTTGATACCGTCATCCATTTGGCTGCGCTGCTGTCGGCTACCGCAGAGGAGAAACCGCTGCTTGCCTGGAATTTGAATATGGGCGGATTGATGAATGCACTTGAAATATCCAGGGAGCTCGGTTGCCAATTTTTCACTCCAAGCTCCATTGGATCTTTTGGTCCTTTGACTCCGAAAGACAATACCCCTCAGGATACGATCCAGAGGCCCAATACGATGTACGGCGTGAACAAAGTGTCCGGCGAACTGCTTTGTGATTATTATTTTCACAAATACGGCCTGGATACTAGGGGGCTGCGATTCCCGGGGTTGATATCTTATATGACGCCTCCCGGCGGAGGAACGACGGATTACGCTGTGGAAATTTATTACGCAGCCGTGACGGCTGGCCGGTATACATCTTATATCGCCAAGGACTCAAACATGGACATGATGTATATGCCGGATGCCCTGAACGCTATCATCGATTTGATGGAAGCGGATTCTTCCCGGTTGATGCACCGAAATTCATTTAATGTCACCGCAATGAGCGTGGATCCGGAGGCGATCGCTGCAGCGATTCGGGATGAGCTTCCCGGCTTTATCCTCGATTATGACGTTGATCCGAAGAGACAGGCGATTGCCGATAGCTGGCCGCATTCCATTGATGCGACGGCAGCGAAAACAGAATGGGGATTTCATGCTCGCTACGACCTGAAGGCCATGACGAAGGATATGCTTTCACAGCTAAGCGAGAGACAAATGCTTCGCAAGGCTTAA
- a CDS encoding SDR family NAD(P)-dependent oxidoreductase — MWLLGIRDIGGFHLRSELGLSIAKSFGKRGFQVALVGRNAAKLQDMVDELKADSIEASYFVADIFNKEQIEQAMTNMKEKYGQIDVLEFSPTAGNYPPSSVLELTAENARDAFEANVVSAIHVVNAVLPDMLARKEGALLFTSGLSAMYPVSMMGNIGIALSGLRNYVANLHTSLSAQGIFVDHRSLGLLIKESGTGAINDPDVIAEMWYQAYVDKNVWEEEYPKGVTPETILF, encoded by the coding sequence TTGTGGCTTCTTGGCATTCGTGATATCGGAGGGTTCCACCTAAGATCGGAATTAGGATTATCTATTGCGAAGAGCTTTGGCAAGCGCGGCTTCCAAGTGGCATTAGTTGGAAGAAATGCTGCAAAGCTGCAAGATATGGTGGATGAACTGAAAGCGGATAGTATCGAGGCATCTTATTTCGTAGCAGATATTTTTAACAAGGAACAGATTGAACAGGCTATGACCAACATGAAAGAAAAGTATGGCCAGATTGATGTGTTGGAATTCAGTCCAACAGCAGGCAATTATCCTCCCTCTTCTGTATTGGAGTTAACGGCGGAGAACGCCAGGGACGCATTTGAGGCGAATGTGGTTAGTGCCATCCATGTCGTCAATGCTGTTCTCCCTGATATGCTCGCCAGGAAAGAGGGAGCCTTGCTCTTTACCTCAGGATTATCCGCCATGTACCCTGTGTCCATGATGGGGAATATCGGTATTGCTCTTTCAGGGTTACGCAATTATGTTGCTAATCTTCATACTTCATTGTCTGCTCAAGGGATTTTTGTGGACCACCGCTCATTAGGTTTATTGATCAAGGAGTCAGGTACCGGCGCAATTAATGATCCGGATGTAATTGCAGAGATGTGGTACCAGGCCTATGTAGATAAAAACGTATGGGAAGAAGAGTATCCTAAGGGTGTTACCCCCGAAACCATTCTGTTTTAA
- a CDS encoding glycoside hydrolase family 43 protein has product MNQQLPKPHQPLVTHIFTADPSAHVYEGKIYIYPSHDLDHDEPSNDNGDQYKMEDYHVLSMNNFDSPVVDHGEALHLRDIPWASKQLWAPDAAYKNSTYYLFFPARDHDDIFRLGVATSESPAGPFMPQPNYMEGSFSIDPAVLVDDDNQSYIYFGGLWGGQLEKWQTGSFVPDAEGPAPDQPALGPQVALLSDDMLSFQGKPAEISIVDEDGNPILAGDEERRYFEGPWVHKYNGYYYLSYSTGTTHKLVYAIGKNPMGPFTFKGEILSPVIGWTTHHSIVQVEDKWYLFYHDSSLSEGVNHKRCVKYSELNYNEDGTIQKINPYPGAE; this is encoded by the coding sequence ATGAATCAACAACTACCTAAGCCCCACCAACCGCTCGTAACCCACATCTTCACTGCTGACCCGTCCGCCCATGTCTACGAGGGCAAAATCTACATCTATCCTTCCCATGACCTCGATCATGACGAGCCGAGCAATGATAACGGCGACCAGTATAAAATGGAAGACTATCATGTCCTCTCGATGAACAACTTCGATTCCCCGGTGGTTGATCACGGCGAAGCGTTGCATCTGAGAGATATTCCGTGGGCCTCCAAGCAGCTCTGGGCACCAGATGCCGCTTATAAGAACAGTACCTATTACCTGTTTTTCCCGGCACGGGATCATGACGACATCTTCCGTCTGGGTGTGGCAACATCAGAGTCTCCGGCAGGCCCATTCATGCCGCAACCGAATTATATGGAAGGCAGCTTCAGTATCGATCCGGCCGTACTGGTGGATGACGACAATCAGTCATACATCTATTTCGGCGGACTCTGGGGTGGCCAGTTGGAGAAATGGCAGACTGGCAGCTTCGTGCCAGATGCAGAAGGACCTGCTCCTGACCAGCCGGCGCTTGGACCGCAAGTTGCACTGCTTAGCGACGACATGCTGTCCTTCCAAGGCAAGCCTGCCGAGATATCGATTGTCGATGAAGACGGGAATCCGATTCTGGCTGGGGATGAGGAACGGAGATATTTTGAAGGCCCATGGGTGCATAAATATAACGGCTATTACTACCTGTCCTACTCTACAGGAACCACGCATAAGCTCGTATATGCGATCGGCAAGAACCCGATGGGACCATTCACGTTCAAGGGCGAGATTCTCTCTCCGGTTATCGGCTGGACAACCCATCACTCCATTGTGCAAGTTGAAGACAAGTGGTATCTGTTCTATCACGACAGCTCCCTGTCGGAAGGCGTCAACCACAAGCGCTGCGTTAAATATTCGGAGCTGAACTACAACGAAGATGGAACGATCCAGAAGATCAATCCTTATCCGGGTGCGGAGTAA
- a CDS encoding class I SAM-dependent methyltransferase, with the protein MNTSKQMMSHNSNDRFSKLGIYSVQSVFIILFLLLTPVYYLNKWDFKRHKKRNPFYTSKLVRLQERYPIFYELAMYVQNFPIPRNVYKFLPPLKGDVLQVGCGTGLLNKYLRKQKDVRFLNMDPNINALKLGKKWGRFNSYIHAFIDKPTSLPDHSCDMILFARSFHHIRYHKKAFIESCRLLRDGGSIIIADPVVLKSLSGSVTDGGYMANSSIDGVIWRFTKETLITHIERCLPPELKIESVTETRQVHVTNYNLFVPQTDIVVVLRKREAVYNDN; encoded by the coding sequence TTGAATACTTCTAAACAAATGATGTCTCATAATTCCAATGATCGTTTTAGTAAACTTGGAATTTATAGCGTCCAAAGTGTCTTTATTATTCTGTTCTTGCTGTTAACCCCTGTCTACTATTTGAACAAATGGGACTTTAAACGTCACAAAAAACGGAATCCTTTCTACACCAGTAAATTGGTTCGATTGCAAGAGCGTTATCCGATTTTCTACGAATTGGCCATGTACGTTCAAAATTTTCCTATTCCTCGTAATGTTTACAAATTTTTACCCCCTTTAAAAGGCGATGTTCTTCAGGTGGGCTGTGGTACAGGTTTATTGAACAAGTATCTTCGCAAGCAGAAGGATGTTCGTTTTCTTAACATGGATCCGAATATAAATGCTCTAAAACTTGGAAAGAAGTGGGGAAGGTTTAATTCTTATATCCATGCTTTCATTGATAAACCGACTTCTTTACCTGATCATAGCTGCGATATGATTTTGTTTGCAAGAAGCTTTCATCACATTCGCTATCACAAAAAAGCCTTCATAGAGAGCTGCAGACTGTTACGTGACGGTGGATCTATCATTATTGCGGACCCGGTTGTTCTCAAGTCTCTTTCAGGTTCTGTAACGGACGGTGGTTATATGGCGAACTCTTCGATTGATGGTGTAATTTGGAGATTTACCAAAGAAACATTAATTACTCACATAGAGCGCTGTCTTCCTCCTGAATTAAAGATAGAATCAGTAACCGAAACGAGACAAGTGCATGTAACGAATTATAATTTATTTGTACCTCAGACAGATATCGTAGTGGTACTGCGAAAAAGGGAGGCTGTATACAATGACAACTAA
- a CDS encoding GntR family transcriptional regulator yields the protein MKKLALYKQIRENIIQKIKSGQLRPTDRIPSEQELMDEFRVSKITVRNALTLLADEGLIIRVQGKGSFVSSSLVVSSINFSPSPRSACSMPLIGFIIPTMRTRVIQKLVDYTEHFLQEACLSMVLSITRESSSIESNVIRTLTELGVKGLIVFPTEDEKYNESLLRLSLDKFPCVFIDRYLRNIETYTITSDNYGGAYKAVSHLLSKSHQQIALISPENANTAVEDRTLGFEQAYTDQGISIDKSLWCHIPLDILRSEQALDYVSNFLQNHSGISAAFSLTEETARLTSAAISLLNVHSNIDLLSFDNPHLSGVAYVQQDEQEMARTAVKLLREQMDDIYSPKNAVIPVQLIFP from the coding sequence TTGAAAAAGCTGGCGCTCTACAAACAAATTCGAGAAAACATTATACAGAAAATTAAATCAGGGCAGCTTCGGCCAACGGACCGCATTCCTTCTGAACAAGAACTAATGGACGAATTCAGAGTAAGTAAAATAACCGTCAGGAACGCCCTAACCCTACTAGCTGACGAAGGATTAATTATACGCGTACAAGGCAAAGGCTCATTCGTCTCTTCTAGTCTTGTTGTTTCTAGCATCAATTTCTCGCCATCCCCACGCAGCGCGTGCTCCATGCCGCTCATCGGCTTCATCATTCCGACGATGAGAACCCGTGTCATTCAGAAGCTCGTTGACTACACGGAACACTTCCTACAAGAAGCCTGCCTCAGCATGGTACTAAGCATCACGCGCGAGTCCTCCTCTATCGAATCAAACGTCATTCGTACACTAACGGAGCTCGGTGTGAAGGGGTTGATCGTTTTTCCAACAGAAGATGAGAAGTATAACGAATCATTACTGCGTCTGTCGCTCGATAAATTCCCGTGTGTGTTCATCGACCGCTATCTGCGCAACATTGAGACGTACACCATTACATCCGACAATTACGGCGGTGCGTATAAAGCTGTATCCCATTTGTTATCCAAGAGTCATCAGCAGATTGCGCTCATCTCACCTGAAAATGCCAATACAGCCGTCGAGGATCGCACGCTCGGCTTTGAGCAGGCGTACACAGATCAAGGCATCTCGATTGACAAGAGCTTGTGGTGTCACATCCCTCTCGACATTCTACGCAGCGAGCAAGCATTGGACTATGTAAGCAACTTCTTGCAGAACCACAGTGGAATTTCGGCAGCCTTTTCCTTGACTGAAGAAACAGCACGCCTTACATCCGCTGCGATCAGTCTTCTGAACGTTCACTCAAATATCGACTTGCTATCTTTTGATAATCCACATCTTTCAGGCGTAGCTTATGTGCAGCAGGATGAACAGGAAATGGCACGAACAGCCGTAAAGCTGTTACGTGAACAAATGGATGATATCTATTCTCCCAAGAACGCCGTTATTCCCGTGCAACTCATCTTCCCTTGA